The Oncorhynchus clarkii lewisi isolate Uvic-CL-2024 chromosome 12, UVic_Ocla_1.0, whole genome shotgun sequence genome segment TTGcctactgtttgctgatgtagGCAAATATCATAATTTCCTGTGAACTCGATATGTCCAATCAGCCTCACGATGAGCTTTTAAAGTGTCATAGGAATCTCATAGGAAATTAACCATACCCTGGACACACTCATCaaaatgtgacaaatacagtcgattgtctctctgtttgtcattAGGGGTTGGGTTGGTTGCCAGGTAAGAATATTCCAGTGCATGTCCTGCTTACAAGATTTGATCATGTTTTGCCTAATCTCATGTCTCTGAGATGCTTGAGGCGATCAAGGAAAAGGTGGTCTCCTCCAGAAATTCCATACACGCAGGTCATATATCCCTTCCACATTTACAGCTCACTGAACAACCTATTAGTTATTCAGCCAATTGTTTGACGGCCTGTGCAGCTCAGTGGGGTCACTATGCGTCGTTTCATGTCTGGGTGCATTAGACAAACCCACCGGAACTCTGGTAAATACGTTCAAAGCCACCTGTTTCAACTTTGCTTAGTAAACACAACCTATTTCTAATTTGCAACACATGTGTGGGTTTACTCTGTCAACAAGGCCTCAGCTGTGTTAGAGAGTGGAGTGGTTCCATATGGGCAGGGGTTATGTACTCTGAAAAACATGGATTATCTGGAGACAGACAGGTCCTACCGCTGCTTTGTAACAGCTTGTGTATCTCATCTACTACATATGGATGGTGGTGTCCTAGTAACCTCCCTTGGGGTGAAATGTCAACTGGATGGAGCCACGGAGAGGGGTTTTGGGATCCCTCCTAAATGAAGGGGTTTAGGATCTTCCTACTGATCTTCAAAGGAAGTAGCCAGGGGAATAGTCACAGATATGGCTTTGGTCCGGGGGATTTCGACCTTACTGAGTCCCCTGACCGCTTCAAAGTTTCACAGACTCTTACTTTGGGAGATTAGAGAACTGGGCTGAGTCAGTTTAAAGTGTTTTGGGCATGAAGAGGCTGTGAAAAAGCTTCAGACCTAATGCTAAGAGATCACCATGTGTGCTGATTCACCCTGAATAAGACACAGTGATGCTGAAATGTTGGAGATTTACACAATACATTACTGGGAGCTTATATATCGTTAATTGATCTGACCAGTGATGTGAGGTTCTTTGAGCTTTGAGTCCTTCGAACACACTGTTGTGTTTCCAGTCTATATCGCTGATCCAGGATCTGCTGAAGGAGATCCAGGACCTGAAGGAGTCCAGAGACGACCTGAAGAAAGAGATCAAGAGCCTCCAGAACCAACTCAACCAGGTCAGACACACATCCATACTGGCAAACCCTCATAGTGAGGAGGGATTGCAGATAGACAACATTTGGCAACCTTGCTCAtctccctcattaatctacagtAGGGGATCTACCCAGTGCTCATCACTAGGGAATCCTTCTCCATCTCACCACCCCACACAGTGGTGAAATATAGAGTCATGTAGAGCCCGATCCACCCTGGCCCtggtcccctccctccctccatccctctctgtagGGGACATGGAGTCATACAGAGGGCAACAGCATCAAAGAGCCACAGCTTATCTCTGGCAACCTGGCCTGTCACTCACCCCAACAATAGAGTGAGGATAATAGGGATTATCCTACATGTCTGTTTCCATCTGGTAGCATGACGTTGCTCTGGGTATTTTTGGGTTCCAGCTGAATATGAGTTGCCACCGACTGGACAACCTGGACTCTGCCACCGTGAGTTGGAACTCAGGAGACTACTTTCCAAGCTCAGAAATTATATACTACAGTGTTAAGAGGAGACAAACaatagtatagtactgtagtaggtaACTCTAGTAAAAAGAGGTTAATCATGACTTCCTCTCTTTCTTGTCTTCTCTCTATCACAGAAAGAGCTGCAGGACAGAGTTTGGCGTTACCCAGACCCAGACGAGCTCATCCAGTGTGTGACCTGGGACATCATGCAGACCACCTTGGTTAGCGAGCAACAGAATCTGCAAAAGGCATGTCTTATGTCTTGCTTGAAAGAGCGAGATTCCTTTATCAAGCAATCATATACAAGACATAGGAATAGACATTAGCTTTGTGTTGATGGTAGCTATTTCTCCAATAGGAAATCAGGCACTCAGTCCCTGTCCCCTCCTTTCAGCGCCTCAGTCAATGCCAATACTGGAGCTGCTGCCTTCACTCCTGGCACTGTCACTGCCCCAGCAGTCCCTCTCTGATGGAGCTGCTGCCTTCACTCCTGGAACTGTCACTGCCAGCCAGCATGGGGGGGGCGCTGCCCCAGCAGTCCCTCTCTGATGGAGCTGCTGCCTTCACTCCTGGCACTGTCACTGCCAGCCAGCATGGGTGGGGTGCTGCCCCAGCAGTCCCTCTCTGATGGAGCTGCTGCCTTCACTCCTGGCACTGTCACTGCCAGCCAGCATGGGTGGGGCGCTGCCCCAGCAGTCCCTCTCTGATGGAGCTGCTACCTTCACTCCTGGCACTGTCACTGCCAGCCAGCATGGGTGGGGCGCTGCCCCAGCAGTCCCTCTCTGATGGAGCTGCTGCCGTCACTCCTGGCACTGTCACTGCCAGCCAGCATGGGTGGGGCGCTGCCCCAGCAGTCCCTCTCTGATGGAGCTGCTGCCTTCACTCCTGTCACTGCCAGCCAGCATGGGGGGGCACTGCCCCAGCAGTCCCTCTCTGATGGAGCTCTGATGGTGGGCAGCAAACCCCTGTCTCATGTGGCCAGCGGGGCAGAGCGTTACCCAGAGACAGTGGAGGCCCTGAGGGACGTGGGCAGGCTCAGGGAGAGACACAACACCCTGGAGACCAGAGTAGAGCTGCTGGAAGCAGGCAAGGCCgaccaggcccagctccagcacCTCCGGGAGCTCCTCACTGACATGGGTAAGATAACAATGTGGAGATTGGATAGTGTATGGCTATTCTATGTTTTCTTTTACTGAATGATGTATTTTGTGTGGGATGACCATTTTTGTCCTGAATGTGTAGGTGACAGGGATGTGCCTGACAAACTGTTGGATCAACTGAATCATCTGAGAGTTCTGGTCGACAGCCTGATGGGTGACAGAGCCAAGGTGAGTGAGGAAGATCTATGCAAGCACAAACATACACATTGTTGATGACCCCATGTCCCTGTCATAGCTGGGAGAACTGGAGCAGCTGATTCTGAACATAGGGACAGTTCACGGCTCAGAGGGAGGCTCAGAAACAGCCAAAGGGTCAGACAGTGAGGACTCCTCTGACTCTCCTAAGCAAGGACAGCTCAGACTGCAGATATTATACCTCAGGTAAACAACGACACATGAGCACACAGGAAGGCTAAATAGAAATGATAGATAGTTTATTATGGAAACTACATTTGATATAATTTGGTAGTCTAAGTAATTTGTAACACAGGAGGTTGGCGGTACCTTAATTGGGaagaacgggctcgtggtaactactggagcggaatcagtggaatggtatgaaaTACATTCCACTGATGGTTTCCAGGTgtatgatgccattccatttgctctgttcccgGACATTATTACGAGCCGTTCTTccctcagcagttttatggcCAGTTGAGATGTGGTAGTTTTCCATTGGAAGAGAGGTGGTGGCCTGCTCCTCATGGCCTGGTGCACCTGTTCCACCACTCTGTGTTCAGGAACGCAGTGCAGAAAGTGGAGGAAGAGGTGCTACTGCTGAAGACTGAGAACACCTCAGCCAAGGCTGAACAGAAGACcaagaaagacagacagctaCAGGATCAGgttagacaaacagacagaccgacagacggacggacggacggacggacgtttgttttttttgtttgtttgtttgtttgtttgtttgtttatttgaatACACTGTCAGGTCTAACACCAGAGTGTAAAACCTTCAATTGTAGAATATAGCTGAGACAGCATCATCCATAATGTAGCAGCTAGTGGGTGACCCCAACATGGCCCTCACACTGCCCTCTCACCGCAGATGGACAACCTGCGAGGCAACCTGCGAGGCATGCAGGGGTCAGAGCAGGACCAGGGCCAAGGCAgcgggcaggcaggcgggcagcAAGGCTCCACGTGCCCCTCCTGCTCTGTAGACGTAAGCAGGAAGGTCAGCCAGCTGTTCCAGCTCTATCAGAATCTGCAGGGCCTGGTTAGCAGATTCATGAATCAGCAGGGAGGAGGCAGACCTGGAGCAGAGGTACTATAGGCAGGGCCAGGATAGAGGATGAAACAGAATACCAAAGGGTTTTAATTAAATAATGGGTCTGCTATGTTGAACCCTGAGGGAGGGATACGTTTAGAGGTGATATGTAAGGGAAGCTCTATCAGGGCAGCAGTGTGTTAAGGGAAAGGAGTGTGTCAGTGCCAGGCTCTCCATGGCAGTGGGGCCATGGCTGTGTATTACAGACATAgaaccctgtctctctgtgttgtttctgCCAGAGCTCTGAGCTGATGAATGACGTTCAGGGAGCCATCATGCAACTGCAGGCTGAGTGTGAGAAGCTCCACGACACAGCCAACCACCTGATTGAGGAGCACGGCCAGAAACAGGTCCACATCGACGTGAGTCTGGGAGGGAGGGCCGCAGCAGGGGGAGGCCCATAGGGGAATAGGAGACGCTCCATGCTGTACTTCTGTTCCAAACCACAgaataatgtatttctgtcaCAGCATCTGTACAagtccatggaagaactggacGAGAAGAAAGCTGACAAAGAGCTTGTGGAGATGGAGATTGAAATCGTGAGTCTCTCACCACAACATGGCATAGTTGAGCTTTCcctcagtgtgttatactcaACTCAGGTGAACTCTCATAAGTTCTCACATGTTGATGTTAGTCTAGACGAGCTTCCACAAGTCCACTCAAGACCATAGGGGTACCTACAAATCCCAACATGCTCAAGTTCACCTGTACCAGCCCATGCTAAACCCTACCAAGGCCATACAAGTCACCACAAGCCCATACGTGTCCATACACAAGTTCATACACATATGTATTTATCCCTACAAGCTCacacaggtttcacctaacccttacaagtccatacaggtttcacctaacccttacaagtccacacaggtttcacctaaccctcacaagtccatacaggtttcacctaacccttacaagtccatacaggtttcacctaacccttacaagtccatacaggtttcacctaaccctcacaagtccatacaggtttcacctaacccttacaagctcacacaggtttcacctaaccctcacaagtccatacaggtttcacctaacccttacaagtccatacaggtttcacctaacccttacaagtccatacaggtttcacctaatccttacaagtccatacaggtatcacctaacccttacaagtccatacaggtttcacctaacccttacaagtccatacaggtttcacctaacccttacaagtccatacaggtttcacctaacccttacaagtccatacaggtttcacctaacccttacaagtccatacaggtttcacctaaccctcacaagtccatacaggtttcacctaaccctcacaagtccatacaggtttcacctaacccttacaagtccatacaggtttcacctaatccttacaagtccatacaggtatcacctaacccttacaagtccatacaggtttcacctaacccttacaagtccatacaggtttcacctaacccttacaagtccatacaggtttcacctaacccttacaagtcca includes the following:
- the LOC139422561 gene encoding uncharacterized protein C16orf96-like; this encodes MSADISLFDLVNLSIGTPEVGAVNFNALHTLLHAFLGHLKIQNVTTGWREQDAPPQEPHGPYLTKSSSPYHHMEDKLRQIERQMAALEKLPSRTDLLSRTASTTTPVNDLLQLMQLRRKAQASEDGVSKSISLIQDLLKEIQDLKESRDDLKKEIKSLQNQLNQHDVALGIFGFQLNMSCHRLDNLDSATKELQDRVWRYPDPDELIQCVTWDIMQTTLRLSQCQYWSCCLHSWHCHCPSSPSLMELLPSLLELSLPASMGGALPQQSLSDGAAAFTPGTVTASQHGWGAAPAVPL